Within Neoarius graeffei isolate fNeoGra1 chromosome 21, fNeoGra1.pri, whole genome shotgun sequence, the genomic segment acagactaggcaaggagggcattaatcagagatgcaacaagataacactgaaggagccacaaagagccacagcggagatgggagtatctgtccataggaccactttaagctgtacacgccacagagtggggcttgatggaagagtggccagaaaaaagtcattgcttaagaaaacacgtttggagtttgcccaaagcatgtggcagactccccaaacacatggaagatgattctctggtcagatgagactaaaattgatctttttggccatcataggaaattccatgtgtggtgcaaatccatcaccctgagaacaccattcctacagtgaagcatggtggtggcagcatcatgctgtggggatgtttttcatctgcagggacaggaaagttggacaagactgaaggaaagatggatggcactaaatacagggcgattctggaggaaaacctgtttgagtcggccagaggtttgagactgggacaaaggttcacattccagcagcacaatgaccctaaacatactgctaaagccacactggagtggtttaaagggaaacatttaaatgtcttggaatggcctaatcaaaacccagacctcaatccaattgagaatctgtggcataacttgaaatttactgtacaccaacacaacccatctaacttgaaagagttggagcagttttgccttgaggaataggcaaaaatcccagtggctagatgtgctaagctaatagagacataccccaagagacttgcagctgtaattgcagcaaaaagtggctctacaaagtattgacgttgGGGGTGAAtccctatgtacactccagatttctgttttttcttattattattgcttgtgtcacaaaaaaacaacaattttcacttttaaagtggtcggcatgttgtgtaaatcaaatggtgctagccccccaaaaatccattttaattccagcttgtaatgcgacaaaacaggacaaacaccaacggggatgaatacttttgcaagacaccataCATGAGACACATAGTCTGTGAAAAAAATCAGGCTCCTCTGGCTCCACCTAGTGCTTCTAATGCCATCTGCAAGAATCCACCATGACTGAATCAAAACAACCATTCAGAGCCAGGAGTGTGACGGAGTGTCAATCACCGCTCATGCACATGCTGTGTGcagccccaccccaccccacccacacCATATCTTAAAAATAAGTAAATGAATGTAAATTCTCTCAAAAAATTGACTGAATAAACAATGTCTCGAACCACATAGCAGTGCCTGAGGTCTCATTTTACTGGAAATAGAGCTCCAATATTGGCTAAAATGCCGAATTCCACAGCCTCTTTTTCACTTTTTCTTTTTGCCTCATGATTGTGTCATTGTATCATGATTCAGCATTTCACCCCTAATTTGCTCAGGACATTGTTTTAAAAGCAGACCCACAGACCTTGTTGTACCTACATGTGTTTGCTTTCCCTGTTTTGAAGATTGAAACTGCTGCACCATTAAATAGTGCTGAAAATCGGTGTGTTTGTGTCATGGTTGCTAGATTGCATCTCACAAGTATCACTGGGCTACTCTTTAATCCAATCTCCATAATCCAATCTGATCTGGAAACAAATAATGTGCTGATATATTCTTTAGTTTAGATTTGACCACAGTTTAGGATAGTTTTGGGAATGTTTTAAACCATGACTGGATTCAACAGTCAGTTCTGCCAGTCAGGACACTATGATTTCATTATGACTATCTCTCTGTAACTACAGACATACTTTATCACCGTCGTAACTGGTGTGACGGAAAGGAATACAGATTCATCCAACATGATGATGTACAAATCTCAAATATGTAATATCCACTGGATGTATGACACAagatgacacacacacaaagacttaATTAAACACAAAGACTTACTGTAGGTCTTTTATGTTATTTACAATAAATATGAAGAATATACACACTGTATACTGTACAATACACTGGAGAGACAGGGTTGTCCTGTATTCTGGACTGACACATGCTGCAGTAATAACAGTCTGCCTACAGAAAGACCCTCTGGCTGCAGGATGAAGTAACGCTGTCAGCCACATTACACCCAGCAGAAAAGACAAAGATATAGTCATGATTTTAACTTGGGAATTTTATCGTCCAAGTATACGATATTAACTAGAGGTTGAAAaagacacaaaaaacaaacaagctgATGTCTGCAACATTACAGGGACAATGACAGGACTGAAGCATTTGACAGGTTTGAGGTTGATGCCTTGAAATGCGAGTAAGTGGAAGGGAATTGCATTGAATGGGTGGTGGGGCAAGGGGgggggacgtgtgtgtgtgtgtgtgtgtgttttttttttttttttcttcccctcacAGATTTAGGACATTCCTGGGAAGTTAGGACATTTtatctggtcctcacttcttcaaagggctttTTGAGGGTtcagacttagttttagggttcaggttagaatgaggtttagTTAGGGTAAAGGGTGGAGTTAggataaggggtggggttagggattTAGTTGTCATGGTTAAGGTTAAGGGGCTaggaaatgtattattattatgtcaaTGAGTCCCCGCAAAGATGGAAGtacaggtttgtgtgtgtgtacttgcacTTGCTACATATTAAGGACCggaacatgattttttttccccccaacagatttCGGACATTTctgagaagtgaggacattttgtctggtcctcacttgttcaaagggctgtttgagggttaagacttagtttttgGATTCAGGTTAGAATGAAGTTTATTAAGGGTAAGGGGCGGTGTTAGGATAAGGGGTGGGATTAGGGATTTAGTTGtcatggttaaggttagggtaaggggctagGAAATGTATTATGTCAATGAGTCCCGACAAAGATGGAAGtacaggtttgtgtgtgtgtgtgtgtgtgtacttgcacttgctacatattgaggaccggaacatgtttccccccccaacagattttgGACATTtctgggaagtgaggacattttgtctggtcctcacttctttaaAGGGctatttgagggttaagacttagttttagggttcaggttagaatgaggtttaTTTAGGGTAAGGGTAAGGGGTGTGGTTGGGGTGGGATTAGGGATTTAGTTGtcatggttaaggttagggtaaggggctagGAAATGCACTGTCAGTGAGTCTCCACAAAGATGGAAGTAcatgtttctgtgtgtgtaggaAAGGTGTAAAAAGAAAGGGGTGTCACACAGAGGAGGTCTGAGAGGTTTCTCTGAAAGGTTTCTGTCCTGACAGGAAACACATGAGCATACAGAGCCTCTTCAACAAAGTCAATAAAAAGTTTCAGGCCGCCATTCCTCCCTATCTGACCACCAGCCCCACAAACCACCTCACTGTGGCATTATCACAAAATTGTACAATATTACAAGACTTAGTCCTTCTTACCTTCTACCTTCACACCTGTACCAGAGTGGTACACAACAATGTGTTaattacagctcatttcctgtgtAGCAACACTAACTGTACGTTATTTTGCAACATTTAAATACTACAggggccaatgatcttctgtggtaCATTGTAGTGTGAGGGCCATGTGATGTGTGTTGTTGTCAGAACAAAGTACAACATAACACAAATCCACATGATGTGTTAATTAGTGGAGTTTGTCAAACTGGAGGAGATGGGATTTGGGAACTTGTTAAATGCTTCAGTCTCCCCGTGAGTTCAGACAGCGGGACAGAAATGTTCGAAATTGCACAATCAAACGTCTAGATGATATGAAAACCAGTGCCTTTGTGTACCTTCGGTGTCTTTGGTGGGATCAAAATATTTGCTGGGATGTTACAGAGGGATGTGAATAATGCATTTGCTCATCATTTGGATGACTGGGCTGAAGGCTAGAGATGATGTAATAATGTAAACAGAACAGTCTATTGGCAATACAATTTGGAGACAATATTGTGTGCCATACTTTACTAAATTAACACAAATATGAAGtaaatggccaaaaaaaaaaagattaaaatcaaAGCAGGTTCATGAGAAACTATACATACAttctaatttgaaataaataagtAATTAAATTAAATAGTAAAAAATAGGATACTGGTTAAGTTTCAAATAACTTATGCCACCATTACAAGACTAATAATACTGTTCCCTGAGATATGTTGTGTATATTAGACATACTAGACGTCATTTTATAAAGCTTACATTCAGTTAAAAGTTCCTGCTCCCTTCATTCAAACATTCCAGACATTATTTTCATGTTCCATATTTCCACTGTATAGCCACAGTGTTCTCTGTTTGATTGCTTCTTCACCATGAAATGCTCAGAATAAATGAAAGTCATTAATTGGCAATGTGCAAACAGAATTATGGCAACTGGTAATGTCTGCATGTTTGCTCTTCCTTTAAATGAAAATGGACAAGCCACAGGTCACATGGTGctgactccaaacaggtcagagacgacGAACGATCTCCAACAAAACCCAAaagctgtagttttgaaaactcGTTAGCAGCAAAAGGACAGCGAGTATGAATGACACTATAAAACACAAACCAAAGCTAGAAGAGATGTTACTGAAAGCCTTAACTCATATAAAAACTTCTTCGAATTCAAGATTTTTAAAAGTAACTTGTTGCTCTTGTCAAAAAAAGCTAAATTAGTCATAAAAAGTCATACAGCTGTGACACAGTGATGGATTATACAGTGCATATTTCTCTGTTTAGTAGTTAATAAGACACTTCCAAACCCGTTCATGTAAATTGTACGGTTTCTTATAATTATACATTCACATTGAaaccatataacaatgccttaaaCCAACACAGCTGACTCAAAGTCCAGTTAACACTTCATGAAAATAATCTCTGTGGTTTGGGAGGCTTGCACTGAAAAGGCCCACCAAGTTCACTTGAGAATGAACAGAGTGAGAGGTCAGAAACAGCGAACAGCATTCTGAGAACTGATTAACTGTCTCTTGGAGGAAGGCAGAGCCGTTTGTGCTCCACAAAATCCCTGAGCAGAAAACAGTCACCAAAGTTGCAGAGTGCAGTGGAAACTAGAAAAACAGGAAACCAGTCTGTCCTCCTCTCTGTGCCACCCCACTGAGTCGTCAGTAGCGTGGGTGCTGAGAAGTGTAATTTCTCGGGTATGGTGAActgtaggaggaggaggatggggaTGTGTATCTTGTTGTGTGGGTGGAGTGCGTTAAGACCGTGCTGAGTGGACGAGATCTGGGTGAGCTCCAGGTGGAGCGATAAGAACCCAGTATGGGCGAACGATAGGGTGAGGCGGGGCGTGAACCTGGTGAATAGGTTGACTCGATTGCATAGCGACGGGTCAAGCTGGTGGTTCGGGGCATACTAATGGTAGGAATGTCCACACCATAGGATTGTGGCTCCACCACGTATGCTCGCATACCCAACGTCCAGTGGGTGTGGCCCCGGCTGTAGGGTGTAATTGAGGGAGTCCAGGAGGAGGAAAAAGATGAGGCAGGGGAGGAAGGGGCTTCCAGAGAGGGGGGACTACCTGGGTCAGAGGAGAGCAAAGGGGTGACTACGCTAGGGGATGAGATAGCTGACGTTTCTGCAGCTGCCTCAGCTTCTGTCGACAAGGTGTCATTAAGGGGCAAGGTGGCCGTTTCACTTACTTTGGGTGATGTAATCCTCAGTTTGGCCGTCTTGCCCATGCGGGGGTGGTGTGACTGCTCGTGGTCGAACTCCAAGTCTTCCAGACGCTGCGTTAGTGCCAGTTTTTGCTGAATGGCCATGCGGAGAAGGGAGTTCAGTGTCTTCTTCTCATCCTCAGCTGCTGCAAGCTGTCTCTGCATCTCATCTAACTGAGTTACATACTCATCGCACCTGAGAAAAGAGAGAGGCAAAAATAGCAGGAGGGACAGAATGGAACAAATGATCCAAATGCTATTATAATTAATTTCTTATGATTATCTGTCAGCCACTTGTTTTAACATTATCATTCTAATGATATCCAAATCAACAATGCAGTGTTGGTTTGGATCACACCACCAATCACATTTATGCTGTGCACTGAAAACATATAGTAGTGGTtggaagtctgtgaaccctttagaattttctatatttctgcataaatatgacctaaaacatcaccagattttcacacgagtcctaaaagtagataaagagaacccagttaaacaaatgagacaaaaatattatacttggtcatttatttattgaggaaaatgatccaatattacatatctgtgagtgtgaaaagtatgtgaacctctaggattagcagttaattttaaggtgaaattagagtcaggtgttttcaatcaacgggatgacaatcaggtgtgagtgggcaccctgttttatttaaagaacagggatctatcaaaggctgatcttcacaacacgtttatggaagtgtgtcatggcacaaacaaaggagatttctgaggacctcagaaaaagcgctgttgatgctcatcaggcaggaaaaggttacaaaaccatctctaaagagtttggacttcaccaatccgcagtcagacagattgtgtacaaatggaggaaattcaagaccattgttaccttccccaggagtggtcgaccaacaaagatcactccaagagtaaggcgtgtaatagtgggcgaggtcacaaaggacccctgggtaacttctaagcaactgaaggcctctttcacattggctaatgttaatgagtccaccatcaggagaacactgaacaacaatggtgtgcatggcagggttgcaaggattcgtttcggccgacgtgtgtccgtggattccatgactcgtcacatatttttgtctcatttgtttaactgggttctctttatctacttttaggacttgtgtgaaaatctgatgatgttttaggtcatatttatgcagaaatatagaaaattctaaagggttcacaaactttcaagcaccactgtgcaagTGCACTCTCACTTTGAGATGTGTTAACTCATGCTGTTACACATGCATACTCTTCAGGCTCTCACCGTGTGGCAAACATGGCTCTTAGTGAGGAAAATGTGGCAGCATCCTCTTTTAGAGCCTTCAGTTCATTACGCAGCTTCATCATCGTCTTAGTCACCATGTTCTTCTCAGCCTCATACTTGCTTTTCAGGTTTGCCAGAGCCATTTCTGCAGTCTGCCACAGAAAAATGGAAACCATACTGTGCAAAAtcttttattattatattatacaagacaccaggcggcatggtggtgtagtggttaacactgtcgccttacagcaagaaggtcctgggttcgagtccagtggccggcgagggcctttctgtgtggagtttgcatgctgtccacgtgggtttcctccgggtgctccggtttcctccaaagtcatgcaggttaggctaactggtggttctaaattgaccataggtgtcaatctgagcgtgaatggttgtctatgtgttagccctgcgatgacctggcgacttgtccagggtgtaccctgcctctcgcccatagtcagctgggataggctccagcttgcctgcgaccctgtaggacaggataagcggctacagataatggatggatatacaggacactttttcgatggaataaaaacgtgttctattcccttctcgcgggtttcattcatttggtttgatagcgtgcaatattgttagcatatcgcttatcctatgtgtattacatcactctacccagtggagaatgagcgttgaatatggtttacgatattgcatggttgtcaagacatgatgtcagacgtcggagctgatgcgaatatccaatgagaaagttttctgctgcgcagtaaactgtcgcagtgaattgaaaatgccataagatacgcaTTACAAGTAAAATGTCCACACTAGTGAGcgattgtgacaatttgtaaacaaacatggctgccaggtttactttgttaaatacggaagattgacAGAATTtttaatgtgtatgtatgtataataataataataataataataataatagctgacttttttcatggtatattagatatttTCCATTCATCTACTCATCTTCGATtcattcagtatcatgttagctgaagggaatatatctaatataccatgaaaaaagccagccaatattatttaaataagcaACAAACTTTAAAATCATGCTGCTTAATAACTTATTATTTTTACAAGAAACATGAAGAACTATGATTAAAGACCATGTGCTCTTGTGCCAAATGCACACCATGACCTGGTCTGGGGTATTCAAAGTGATGTTGCTGCTTTGGGTGAAACACGATGAATGCGATAACTTGTAGGGTGAAATAACCGCTATCGCTTAAAATGTCTTTGGAGTTGAAAATAAGGTGAAATATAGTTCATAAGCACCAGGGGTTGATCAATAGTTGGCCCAACTGATAATCTGAGTCAATACTTAGCATTTTTCTCATTTTCAGAATCGCTACTTGAACTTCTTTCCTTGACAGTAAAAGTGTCTTTTTTGTTATGTATGCTCATATCTGTAGTCTGGGCCAGTGTCTCACCCCAGTGTTATTGGATTGCCTTATAATGTGGATGCTGCATTGAGTACAACCAATTAACACAGTAGTCGGTCTCCACATCCCGCCTACTGGATTGAAATGTCAAATAAATCTAATCAAACGAGCTTTTCGGTTTTTGTGAGAAATGCAGGAATGAAGCAGTGACTGAACAACGCAACTGGCCAAAGCACAATGCACTCAGTCATATCATTTTGCTCCCTCACTCTTGCACTCACACCTTGAGATGATGAGTGTCGTCAGTATACTTTTCAAATAGTATTTCTTCAAagcacttttttaaaaataatgttttcatattaacattatggggcggcacggtggtgtagtggttagcgctgtcgcctcacagcaagaaggtccgggttcaagccccgtggccggcgagggcctttctgtgcggagtttgcatgttctccccgtgtccgcatgggtttcctccgggtgttctggtttcccccacagtccaaagacatgcaggttaggttaactggtgactctaaattgactataggtgtgaatgtgagtgtgaatggttgtctgtgtctatgtgtcagccctgtgatgacctggcgacttgtccagggtgtaccccgcctttcgcccatagtcagctgggataggctccagcttgcctgcgaccctgtagaaggataaagcggctagagataatgagatgagattaacattATGTTCATTTAATGTCCGTTGTGTAAGTTGCATTCTTGGAAATTTTCACACAACAAACATCAAATTTATGGTAAATGAATTACCAATAACTGGTATCAGTTTCAGCCcagaaaaaaaacatatcggttgaCTCCTAATAAACACAACTAAATTACTGACCCAGTTCTGAAACTATCCTGCTAATTTCATATGAATTTACACTGTTAGAGTAATGAATCATGGAAGCCCAATTTTATCTTTGGCTTTCCTTTAATACAGTATACCTAAAGATCTGTAGTTACACCCATCTCATGGGCAAATCGATGAATCCATTAGTAACTGCACAGGAGAGACATTTCAGCACACTTTTATAAACAGACCTttttctcgcggttaccagaggactagccccccactgtaaccctagctgtttaggtgagaggccgatggctacggaaatggagatcggcactgccCAATGCGCCTGACTGCATGGCGCAGGAAGGACATTTTTCTCAAGAGCAGGGGAAAAGGCCTTCACATGGAAACATGTTGAGATGAGAGTGCTCAATACTCAATCCTGGATACAGTACTCAAGGGCTGCTAAATTACCAAGAAATTTTGCCTTCAGCAAGAAAAATCTGCATTGAGTTTTttgatggacaaaaacaagcacTTGAGCAATAAAATGGGGAACATTTTAGGCTTTCCAGAAATTTGTACACCCACAACATAATTCTTATAGTCTTCAAAGCTCTGATATGTCATCAGTGGGCTGCCATCGAATGTAAAGCATTGATAAGCCTACCTGTTTGTTGGCTTTGAGTACCAGGCGCAGGGTGGCAACCTGCTCCCTTTTGGTGCTCAGTAGGGACTTAAGCTTGAGAATTTCTTCCATACAAGCTTCTTTTTCCTTATCGAAAAGTGGTGCAAGCTCCTGGACAGCTGCTCTTTGGCGCGACAACTGCACTGAACGGTCCACAGCCTTTTGTAAATGCTTGATCTGGTCGCGGATAATGGAATTCAGGTGGTGGAGGTTGATGGGTTCCCGGCGAGTGTCTGAGCCTGCAGGTGAATCAGGTGCTggggatgaggatgatgatgaggaaGAGGCACTGACAGCAGACGAGCTCAGCACTGTGCGTACTGGGCTGTCTTCTGAGTTGAGGGGCTCTTTGGAGGGTGACTCTGTGGGGCTCTGTGAGTCACTTGGCGTTGAAGTGGAAGATGTGGCAGCATTGATGGCCGCCAGGCGGCGCGCCAGCCTTGGTGTCAAAAGGACCCGATGGTCATCCTGTGCTTTAAGACCTGCAGACATAGCACGTGGAGGGGTCCGACCCTGGCGGTAATAATCCAGCATCACACGGTTGGGTGTTTCATTGTTGCACATGCAGACATGGTGGTAAAGCTGTGCCAGTTCCTCACTGAAGGTGGACAGCTCCTCGTGGGCTGCAGCTAGAGTGCTTTGGCTTTCCGAGGCAGAACTATTAGCTTTCTTTAGCTCTCGCTGAAGTGCTGCTTCCTTCTCCCTCCCCACACGGCAGTTGCATTCCAGGCGAGCCACCTGCGATTCAAGAGTCTGTATTTGGACCTGGGCATGTTCCTCTGCCCGTGTGGCCTGCTCCACACACTCTTTATGCCTCTCCTGAAGGTCCTTCAACTCGCCATTAAGGCTCACCACCTCTGTCACTGCTAATTTGTACTTACACTGCAGTAGTTCCAGACCCAGATGCTCCAGGTCCTCACATGTCCATGACGGGTCCTTTAACTCCACCTTGACCTTGTCATCATCACCAGCCTCCGTGGTGCTTCCCTGTTGGTGTGTACAAACTCGCTGTTGGAGATGCTGTGCTCTCTTGTACTGCTCAGTCAAGGCGCACTGTGTATGTCGTAGCTGTGTTTCACACTCCTGAAGGCTGttcagtgcagatgtcttctcctgCTCCACCTGAAAAGCAAAACAAGCATCATGTTCTGTACTTACAAATACAAACCACTTGGAACACTTGCATTTAATTTTTACTGGCAGTGATGTGTCTTATTTTGTGTGTCTTTATTACTGCATTTGGAAACTCTGGTGCTGGGTTTTGAGTGGAACTGTGGCCTTGGACTTTTTGGATTACTGACTAAACTTACTGCCCTCATTCTGACCCTGATCATCTTCCATAACCTGTTTTGGTTTTATTCTTTTATGGGATGTTTCCtgttctttttttcctgcttccagggGAATCAATTTGTCACATGTTGCTTGTTGAAGTTTGAATCCcggtgatgacacagccatccgtGGCCAGGAGTCCAAGACAGCAAAACTAGCCTTACTCCCTCCCCTCtatcaatcacagcaacactacCTCATGCATGTGGAAGCGGTTAGCACTTTTCTTTGAGTGCATTACGCCACCCCTGATGTTGCATGAGCTGCTGCTGCTGGGCTTcgtcctccctggttggtagctgtcataTGATAGGGGAGAGCTGCCTGATGGGTGTGAACTGGAGAGAAAATCAGCTCATTATACTTGCcctcaaatattatacttgccctTGCCTTTTTTCTGAATAAATTAATCTTTTTCATGCTATTCAAAAACACGTGCGTAAAATATATTTGCACCCCTAGAACATTTGCACTGTTCTAATACAGACAGTCTGAGAATCTGAGAACGAAAAATCTGGCAttttttacaaactgaaaatctcatctcatctcatctcatctcattatctctagccactttatccttctacagggtctcaggcaagctggagcctatcccagctgactacgggcgaaaggcggggtacaccctggacaagtcgccaggtcatcacagggctgacacatagacacagacaaccactcacactcacattcacacctacggtcaatttagagtcgccagttaacctaacctgcatgtctttggactgtgggggaaaccggagcacccggaggaaacccacgcggacatggggagaacatgcaaactccgcacagaaaggccctcaccggccacggggctcgaacccggaccttcttgctgtgaggcgacagcgctaaccactacaccaccatgccgcccccaaacTGAAAATAAACAGAAAATTTTAGAATTTTGtagattattataattttttcgacaagggcctttctgtgtggagtttgtatgttctccccgggtctgcatgggtttcctccaggtactccagtttcccccacagtccaaagacatgcggttaggttaacgtgggatgacttgggctgaagtgcccttgagcaaggcacctaaccctcaactgctttccgggtgctgcagcatagctgcctactgctcagGGTATGtgggtgtgttcactgtttcagatgggttaaatgcagaggacaaatttcactgtgcttgagcatgCATGTgacagtcttcttcttcttcaaatctGTGATGTTTACCATGTTaactttgtacaaaaggtcagattttccatAAATCTGATCCATTCCATTGAAGCACGTGTTCACATGACATGCCAATGGATTTGCTCCAACATGGACCATTTAGATAAAGATGTGGAGTGTGTGGCAGCTCAAGTGCACACTGTCCTTAAAGAAAAAAGGTAAAGACCAAATACTAAGAAACACTGAAATTTGTGTAAATATTTTTTGAGATTCTACATTTCACTCAATTTGATGCTGATAATGTCATTTGTAATGAAAACCTTTGTGTTAAATTGAAAATAATTCCAAACAGCAGCATTTTCACTGgtgctctcagacttttggaTCCCACTGTATTTGCTAAAAACGTTATTGCCAACCCTAAAGAATATAAAATACATGTGAATATTTTGTCATCCAGAAATAATTGATGTTTGTTTTAACTTTAGCACAAGTTAAAACAaggtcaactgtgagctactgctcacttccaTATCCCCCCGCGCTCACTTATattagaatgcaagcaatcgaaggaataagacacttattatgaatgttgacttcaacaagtaATTAagcctgaaacaagtaaagagcagtgtctctccccagggatttcaaatagcatcctggtaaactgtcattttgaaatagaattttgcttcttgaaatagcgtcaaaatccaccctatatgttttgtaaatacattcagtcggtaaacaggaagtcgatgtgcgacagacctgaaaacggtatacacggtatagaatcccaagctgaagtttggtaccaaatatcaaatgactatgatctgtggttgctgagaaaaagggtgttttggatggacggagatacggatggatggatggacagtggtaaaccagtatacccccaccCTGTTCAGAG encodes:
- the LOC132870225 gene encoding protein bicaudal D homolog 1-like isoform X1; the encoded protein is MAAGGARGETVEQYRSEVERLTHELSEATREKIRAAECGLVVLEENQTLKQQYADLEAEQETLRQELEQLQEAFSQAYSTQRKVAEDSETNEEALLQESATKEAYYISRLLNQQTELKHTRSQASNTQVENERLSIILQELRETNEVLELQRRRMREEVREYKFREARMLQDYSELEEENISLQKLVSTLKQNQVEYEGLKHEIKVLEEEMVFLNSQLEDALRLKDISESQLEEALNALKSEREQKNSLRKALAQHLTLCDAPFSSACAHLVALSSAPPSGSATPTAASSPGSEDGGKCNGLLLQGSAGKALGRLNGDFKGAGQRKLSNSITPDLFSELHLTEIQKLKQQLQQVEQEKTSALNSLQECETQLRHTQCALTEQYKRAQHLQQRVCTHQQGSTTEAGDDDKVKVELKDPSWTCEDLEHLGLELLQCKYKLAVTEVVSLNGELKDLQERHKECVEQATRAEEHAQVQIQTLESQVARLECNCRVGREKEAALQRELKKANSSASESQSTLAAAHEELSTFSEELAQLYHHVCMCNNETPNRVMLDYYRQGRTPPRAMSAGLKAQDDHRVLLTPRLARRLAAINAATSSTSTPSDSQSPTESPSKEPLNSEDSPVRTVLSSSAVSASSSSSSSSPAPDSPAGSDTRREPINLHHLNSIIRDQIKHLQKAVDRSVQLSRQRAAVQELAPLFDKEKEACMEEILKLKSLLSTKREQVATLRLVLKANKQTAEMALANLKSKYEAEKNMVTKTMMKLRNELKALKEDAATFSSLRAMFATRCDEYVTQLDEMQRQLAAAEDEKKTLNSLLRMAIQQKLALTQRLEDLEFDHEQSHHPRMGKTAKLRITSPKVSETATLPLNDTLSTEAEAAAETSAISSPSVVTPLLSSDPGSPPSLEAPSSPASSFSSSWTPSITPYSRGHTHWTLGMRAYVVEPQSYGVDIPTISMPRTTSLTRRYAIESTYSPGSRPASPYRSPILGSYRSTWSSPRSRPLSTVLTHSTHTTRYTSPSSSSYSSPYPRNYTSQHPRY
- the LOC132870225 gene encoding protein bicaudal D homolog 1-like isoform X2, coding for MAAGGARGETVEQYRSEVERLTHELSEATREKIRAAECGLVVLEENQTLKQQYADLEAEQETLRQELEQLQEAFSQAYSTQRKVAEDSETNEEALLQESATKEAYYISRLLNQQTELKHTRSQASNTQVENERLSIILQELRETNEVLELQRRRMREEVREYKFREARMLQDYSELEEENISLQKLVSTLKQNQVEYEGLKHEIKVLEEEMVFLNSQLEDALRLKDISESQLEEALNALKSEREQKNSLRKALAQHLTLCDAPFSSACAHLVALSSAPPSGSATPTAASSPGSEDGGKCNGLLLQGSAGKALGRLNGDFKGAGQRKLSNSITPDLFSELHLTEIQKLKQQLQQVEQEKTSALNSLQECETQLRHTQCALTEQYKRAQHLQQRVCTHQQGSTTEAGDDDKVKVELKDPSWTCEDLEHLGLELLQCKYKLAVTEVVSLNGELKDLQERHKECVEQATRAEEHAQVQIQTLESQVARLECNCRVGREKEAALQRELKKANSSASESQSTLAAAHEELSTFSEELAQLYHHVCMCNNETPNRVMLDYYRQGRTPPRAMSAGLKAQDDHRVLLTPRLARRLAAINAATSSTSTPSDSQSPTESPSKEPLNSEDSPVRTVLSSSAVSASSSSSSSSPAPDSPAGSDTRREPINLHHLNSIIRDQIKHLQKAVDRSVQLSRQRAAVQELAPLFDKEKEACMEEILKLKSLLSTKREQVATLRLVLKANKQTAEMALANLKSKYEAEKNMVTKTMMKLRNELKALKEDAATFSSLRAMFATRCDEYVTQLDEMQRQLAAAEDEKKTLNSLLRMAIQQKLALTQRLEDLEFDHEQSHHPRMGKTAKLRITSPKIVSSLLPLYRQPPHN